In Burkholderia sp. GAS332, one DNA window encodes the following:
- a CDS encoding N-acetylglutamate kinase, whose product MSEIPDLSQIAPTLKAEILAEALPYIRQYHGKTVVIKYGGNAMTEERLKQGFARDVILLKLVGINPVIVHGGGPQIDQALKKIGKQGTFIQGMRVTDEETMEVVEWVLGGEVQQDIVTLINHFGGHAVGLTGKDGGLIHARKMQMPDRDNPGQYVDIGQVGEVEAINPAVVKALQDDAFIPVISPIGFGEDGLSYNINADLVAGKLAVVLNAEKLVIMTNIPGVMDKEGNLLTDLSAREIDGLFADGTISGGMLPKISSALDAAKSGVRSVHIIDGRIEHSVLLEILTEQPFGTMIRSH is encoded by the coding sequence ATGTCCGAGATCCCTGACCTTTCGCAGATCGCGCCCACCCTGAAGGCTGAAATTCTGGCCGAGGCGCTGCCTTACATTCGCCAGTATCACGGTAAGACCGTGGTCATCAAATACGGCGGCAACGCCATGACCGAGGAGCGACTCAAGCAAGGCTTCGCGCGCGACGTCATTCTGCTGAAACTGGTCGGTATCAATCCGGTGATCGTGCACGGCGGTGGTCCGCAAATCGACCAGGCGCTGAAGAAAATCGGCAAGCAAGGCACGTTCATCCAGGGCATGCGCGTCACCGACGAAGAGACGATGGAAGTCGTCGAATGGGTGCTCGGCGGCGAAGTGCAGCAAGACATCGTCACGCTGATCAACCATTTCGGCGGCCACGCCGTCGGTCTGACCGGCAAAGACGGCGGCCTGATCCACGCGCGCAAGATGCAGATGCCGGATCGCGACAATCCGGGCCAGTACGTCGATATCGGTCAGGTCGGCGAAGTCGAAGCGATCAATCCCGCGGTCGTGAAAGCGCTGCAGGACGACGCGTTCATTCCGGTGATCTCGCCGATCGGCTTCGGCGAAGACGGCCTGTCGTACAACATCAATGCGGATCTGGTCGCGGGCAAACTGGCGGTCGTGCTGAACGCCGAAAAGCTCGTGATCATGACCAACATCCCGGGCGTGATGGATAAGGAAGGCAATCTGCTGACCGATCTGTCCGCGCGCGAAATCGACGGCCTGTTCGCAGACGGTACGATCTCCGGCGGCATGTTGCCGAAAATCTCGTCGGCGTTGGATGCCGCAAAGAGCGGCGTGCGTTCCGTCCACATCATCGACGGCCGCATCGAGCACTCGGTGCTGCTGGAAATTCTCACCGAACAGCCGTTCGGCACGATGATCCGCTCGCATTGA
- a CDS encoding Cysteine-rich CWC (manually curated) → MKLSASHAESSALCPLCGQAFDCAMHKVPFDCWCREMPVLPADRLDPSGRCLCPECLAAEIARAVQPARGAGSP, encoded by the coding sequence ATGAAATTGTCAGCTTCTCACGCCGAAAGCAGCGCGCTGTGTCCGCTCTGTGGTCAGGCGTTCGATTGCGCCATGCATAAGGTGCCGTTTGACTGCTGGTGCCGTGAGATGCCGGTCCTGCCGGCAGACCGGCTCGATCCGTCCGGCCGCTGCCTGTGTCCTGAATGTCTCGCAGCGGAGATCGCGCGAGCCGTGCAACCGGCGCGGGGAGCCGGTTCGCCTTGA